One Gammaproteobacteria bacterium DNA window includes the following coding sequences:
- a CDS encoding phosphatidate cytidylyltransferase, which translates to MLKHRILTALALIPLVVWGIYALSSEHLAYVLAVFVAIGAWEWTRIIGIRQPVLRAVYVLIVAAMMFVLLDQRHETQILHTILFASAAWWLFALFLIVSYQGQQGMSASALPLNILVGLLLLIPTWLSLVVLHGRDGGAHWLLFMFVLIWVADSGAYFVGRKFGRNKLAPKVSPGKSREGVMGALLFATIYVLLGGMFWLEISSDKMIEFVLMCLVIVLVSVEGDLLESLYKRRAGVKDSGNILPGHGGVLDRIDSVTAAAPLFVLGIQLLEI; encoded by the coding sequence GTGCTTAAGCACCGAATCCTTACCGCACTGGCGCTCATCCCTCTCGTTGTCTGGGGAATTTATGCCCTGAGCAGCGAGCACCTGGCTTATGTTCTGGCCGTGTTTGTTGCCATAGGCGCGTGGGAATGGACGCGCATTATTGGTATCCGCCAGCCAGTTTTACGCGCGGTATATGTTTTGATCGTCGCCGCCATGATGTTTGTTCTTTTGGATCAACGTCATGAAACTCAAATTCTTCACACCATACTATTTGCCTCCGCTGCATGGTGGTTGTTTGCTCTGTTTCTTATAGTCAGTTATCAGGGTCAACAAGGCATGTCCGCCTCGGCTTTACCTTTGAATATATTGGTCGGTTTGCTGTTGTTAATTCCGACCTGGTTATCCTTAGTTGTGTTGCACGGACGAGACGGTGGTGCGCATTGGTTGTTATTCATGTTCGTATTGATATGGGTGGCCGATAGCGGTGCCTATTTTGTCGGCAGAAAATTTGGACGCAACAAACTGGCTCCCAAGGTAAGCCCAGGTAAGTCTCGTGAAGGCGTGATGGGCGCTCTGTTGTTCGCTACGATCTATGTATTGCTTGGCGGTATGTTTTGGCTGGAAATCAGTAGCGACAAAATGATCGAATTTGTATTGATGTGTCTGGTGATCGTGTTGGTGTCGGTAGAAGGCGATTTATTGGAAAGTCTGTATAAACGACGCGCCGGCGTGAAGGACAGCGGTAATATCCTGCCTGGGCATGGAGGCGTACTTGATCGTATCGACAGTGTCACGGCTGCTGCGCCACTGTTTGTGCTTGGCATACAACTTCTGGAGATATAA
- a CDS encoding isoprenyl transferase: MSDTQNNKVTPIGTTKMPKHIAIIMDGNGRWAKSRSLPRFAGHRVGLEAVRKTVQACTEYGIEVLTLFAFSSENWQRPTKEVSVLMDLFLTALKKEVKKLHKNNVQLHIIGGLEAFSDKIQARAKESEDLTAGNTGLKLVIAANYGGRWDITNATKKLAAKVKAGELEPEDINEQMLGQYMSLSNMPTPDLFIRTGGEQRISNFLLWDLAYTELYFTELLWPDFSKGELDKAIASFTRRQRRFGLTGDQIEKVAGA; encoded by the coding sequence ATGTCAGATACCCAGAACAACAAGGTAACACCCATCGGTACGACCAAAATGCCGAAACATATCGCTATCATCATGGATGGCAACGGACGCTGGGCCAAGAGTCGTAGTCTGCCACGATTTGCCGGACATCGTGTGGGACTGGAAGCGGTGCGTAAAACCGTACAGGCCTGTACCGAGTACGGCATTGAAGTGCTTACCTTGTTTGCCTTTAGTAGTGAAAACTGGCAACGTCCTACCAAAGAAGTCAGCGTGTTAATGGATTTGTTTCTGACCGCGCTGAAGAAAGAAGTTAAAAAACTCCATAAGAACAATGTGCAGTTACATATCATCGGTGGTCTGGAAGCATTTTCTGACAAGATACAGGCACGCGCGAAAGAATCTGAAGACCTGACTGCCGGTAATACCGGATTAAAACTGGTTATTGCGGCAAATTATGGTGGTCGTTGGGATATTACCAATGCCACGAAAAAGCTGGCGGCAAAGGTCAAGGCAGGCGAATTGGAACCGGAGGACATTAACGAGCAAATGCTTGGTCAATACATGTCTCTTTCTAATATGCCAACACCTGATTTGTTCATTCGCACCGGTGGCGAGCAACGCATTAGCAACTTCCTGCTGTGGGATCTCGCCTATACTGAATTGTATTTCACTGAGTTGCTATGGCCGGATTTCTCTAAAGGGGAACTGGACAAGGCCATTGCCTCGTTTACCCGTCGTCAACGCCGCTTTGGTCTGACAGGTGACCAGATAGAGAAGGTGGCGGGTGCTTAA
- the frr gene encoding ribosome recycling factor, translating to MLEDLKKDAETRMKKSLASLKTDLAKIRTGRAHTSLLDSITVDYYGSQMPLSQVANVTVQDARTLAISPWEKNMVQVIEKAIMTSDLGLNPATSGTLIRVPLPPLTEERRKDLIKVVRKEGEAAKVAVRNIRRDVLGDVKSLLKDKEITEDDDRKVQEQVQKITDKYVADIDEMLKEKEKELMEI from the coding sequence ATGTTAGAAGATCTCAAGAAGGATGCAGAGACCCGTATGAAAAAGAGCCTGGCGTCGTTGAAGACTGACCTGGCCAAGATACGGACTGGACGCGCACATACTTCCTTACTCGATTCAATAACAGTTGACTATTATGGCAGCCAGATGCCTTTGTCTCAGGTGGCCAATGTCACAGTACAGGATGCGCGGACACTTGCCATTTCACCCTGGGAAAAGAACATGGTTCAAGTCATAGAAAAGGCAATCATGACCTCGGATCTGGGTTTGAATCCTGCCACTTCCGGTACACTCATCCGCGTTCCCTTACCGCCACTGACGGAAGAGCGACGCAAGGATTTAATAAAGGTTGTGCGCAAAGAAGGCGAGGCCGCCAAGGTTGCGGTACGTAATATTCGTCGCGATGTATTGGGTGATGTGAAAAGCCTGCTCAAGGACAAGGAAATCACCGAGGATGATGATCGCAAAGTACAGGAACAGGTGCAGAAAATTACCGACAAATATGTCGCTGACATCGACGAGATGCTGAAAGAAAAAGAAAAAGAGTTGATGGAAATATAA
- the pyrH gene encoding UMP kinase — protein sequence MAQPVYKRILLKLSGEALLGDADYGIDPKIIGRIASEIKELVDAGVQVGMVVGGGNIFRGAGLAESGMDRVTGDQMGMLATVINALALQDSLEKHGLNARVLSALKINQICEDYIRRRAVRHLEKGRVVIFAAGTGNPFFTTDSAASLRGIEIGAQIVMKATKVDGVYSADPMKNPNAELYANLTYDQVIERKLNVMDTAAIALCRDQKMPIRVFNMFKPGAMMRVVMGEAEGTLVRVED from the coding sequence GTGGCGCAGCCAGTATACAAACGTATCTTGCTCAAACTCAGTGGTGAGGCCCTGCTTGGTGATGCGGATTATGGTATAGATCCCAAAATCATCGGCAGGATCGCCAGCGAAATTAAGGAGCTGGTTGACGCCGGCGTCCAGGTCGGCATGGTGGTTGGCGGAGGGAATATCTTTCGCGGTGCTGGCCTGGCCGAGTCCGGGATGGATCGAGTTACTGGCGATCAAATGGGCATGCTGGCAACAGTAATCAATGCCCTGGCGCTACAGGATTCATTAGAGAAGCATGGTTTGAATGCGCGGGTTTTGTCAGCGCTCAAGATAAACCAGATATGCGAAGACTACATCCGCCGTCGTGCAGTCCGCCATCTTGAGAAAGGGCGTGTAGTCATCTTCGCCGCGGGTACTGGCAACCCATTTTTCACTACCGATTCCGCGGCAAGTTTGCGCGGTATAGAGATAGGCGCACAGATAGTGATGAAGGCCACCAAGGTCGACGGCGTCTACTCAGCGGATCCGATGAAAAACCCGAACGCAGAACTCTATGCTAATTTAACCTATGACCAGGTCATAGAGCGCAAGCTCAATGTGATGGATACTGCGGCGATTGCGCTGTGTCGTGATCAGAAGATGCCGATTCGTGTGTTTAATATGTTCAAGCCGGGTGCGATGATGCGTGTCGTGATGGGCGAAGCAGAAGGCACATTGGTAAGAGTGGAGGACTAA
- the tsf gene encoding translation elongation factor Ts: MAITASLVKELRERTGAGMMECKKALVETDGDIEAAIELMRKSGMAKADKKAGRVAAEGTVVVKIDAGNKRAVIVEINSETDFVSKGDDFNGFANAVADAALANNPADIAALNETALADGNTVDLSRRALIAKIGENISVRRFKIVESAGTLGAYLHGSRIAVLVSMEGGNEELARDVAMHIAASRPVCVDESQVPAELLEKEREIFTAQAAESGKPEDIVAKMVEGRVKKFLKEVTLVGQPFVKDPDTTVEKLLKSNSATVVGFERFEVGEGIEKKEENFAEEVMAQVKG; this comes from the coding sequence ATGGCAATTACAGCATCCCTGGTGAAGGAGTTAAGAGAAAGAACCGGCGCGGGCATGATGGAGTGCAAAAAGGCGCTGGTCGAAACCGACGGCGATATCGAAGCAGCGATCGAACTCATGCGCAAGAGCGGTATGGCTAAGGCTGATAAGAAGGCCGGTCGTGTCGCAGCTGAAGGTACCGTCGTGGTCAAAATCGACGCTGGCAACAAGCGCGCAGTTATCGTCGAAATCAATTCCGAAACCGACTTCGTTTCCAAAGGTGATGATTTCAATGGTTTCGCAAACGCAGTTGCCGATGCGGCTCTGGCCAATAATCCAGCGGATATCGCGGCACTAAATGAAACCGCTTTGGCAGACGGCAATACCGTCGATCTTTCACGTCGCGCACTCATTGCGAAAATCGGTGAAAACATCAGCGTACGTCGTTTCAAGATTGTTGAAAGTGCCGGAACATTAGGCGCCTATCTTCATGGATCACGCATTGCTGTGCTGGTTTCCATGGAAGGTGGTAATGAGGAACTGGCGCGGGATGTGGCTATGCATATTGCAGCAAGTCGCCCGGTTTGTGTTGACGAGTCTCAGGTTCCTGCGGAATTGCTGGAAAAAGAGCGTGAAATTTTCACGGCACAGGCTGCCGAGAGTGGTAAGCCGGAAGACATCGTCGCCAAGATGGTTGAAGGCCGCGTGAAGAAATTCCTCAAAGAAGTCACCCTGGTGGGTCAGCCTTTCGTTAAAGACCCTGACACCACCGTTGAAAAGTTATTGAAGTCCAACAGCGCGACGGTTGTTGGTTTTGAGCGCTTTGAAGTAGGCGAGGGTATCGAGAAGAAAGAAGAGAACTTTGCCGAAGAGGTTATGGCACAGGTCAAAGGCTAA
- the rpsB gene encoding 30S ribosomal protein S2 produces MMSVTMRQMLEAGVHFGHQTRFWNPRMAPYIFGDRNKIHIINLEKSLPLYRDAMNFISSVASRGGNILFVGTKRAANQVVKEEAERCGMPFVNHRWLGGMLTNYRTVRQSIKRLKDLESMQADGHFERLSKKEGIMLQREMEKLERSLGGIKDMAGMPKAVFVVDVGHEKIAVAEARKLGIPVIGVVDTNNSPEGLDYIIPGNDDAIRAIRLYVGGVADTIIEARSAAITLPGRDDDFVEVDDQGNAADGEEGDERKAAPKKTTAKKKTTATKKKVTTKKKDDSEE; encoded by the coding sequence ATTATGTCTGTCACTATGCGTCAAATGTTGGAAGCCGGTGTTCATTTCGGACACCAGACTCGCTTCTGGAACCCCCGTATGGCCCCTTATATCTTTGGGGACCGTAACAAAATCCATATCATCAATCTTGAAAAAAGCCTCCCGCTTTATCGGGACGCGATGAATTTTATCAGTAGTGTTGCCAGCCGTGGAGGCAATATTCTGTTTGTCGGCACCAAGCGCGCCGCCAACCAGGTGGTCAAGGAAGAAGCCGAACGTTGCGGCATGCCTTTCGTGAATCACCGCTGGTTGGGTGGAATGTTGACTAACTATAGAACGGTTCGTCAGTCGATCAAGCGCCTCAAGGATCTGGAAAGCATGCAAGCCGACGGTCACTTCGAGCGTCTGAGCAAGAAAGAAGGCATCATGCTTCAGCGCGAAATGGAAAAGCTTGAGCGCAGCCTGGGTGGTATTAAAGATATGGCCGGCATGCCTAAAGCGGTATTCGTCGTAGACGTTGGTCATGAAAAAATTGCCGTTGCCGAAGCGCGCAAGCTCGGTATCCCCGTTATTGGCGTAGTTGATACCAATAATAGCCCTGAAGGTCTGGATTACATCATCCCTGGAAACGACGACGCGATTCGCGCTATCCGCCTGTATGTAGGCGGTGTGGCCGATACCATCATCGAAGCACGTAGTGCAGCGATCACTCTGCCTGGTAGAGATGACGACTTCGTTGAAGTTGATGATCAGGGCAATGCGGCAGACGGTGAAGAAGGTGACGAGAGAAAGGCGGCGCCTAAGAAAACAACTGCCAAGAAGAAGACGACGGCTACCAAGAAGAAGGTTACTACTAAGAAGAAGGATGACTCAGAAGAGTAA
- the map gene encoding type I methionyl aminopeptidase translates to MSVHIKTPEEVEKMRVAGRLAAEVLTMIGPYVKAGVTTDELNQICHDYIVNEQQAIPAPLNYRGFPKSICTSVNHQVCHGIPGDKKLKNGDIINIDITVIKDSYHGDTSKMFYIGEPSVLARRVTETAHEAMWKGINMVKPGVRLGDIGYLIQQHAESKNCSIVREYCGHGIGRQFHEDPQVLHYGKPGTGIELEAGMTFTIEPMVNVGKRHVKLLKDNWTVVTKDHSLSAQWEHTILVTETGVEVLTLREEERS, encoded by the coding sequence ATGAGTGTACATATCAAAACTCCGGAAGAAGTCGAAAAAATGCGGGTTGCCGGCCGTCTGGCAGCCGAAGTCCTGACCATGATAGGCCCGTATGTCAAAGCAGGCGTGACTACCGACGAACTCAATCAGATTTGCCACGATTACATCGTCAATGAGCAGCAAGCCATCCCTGCGCCACTGAATTATCGCGGCTTCCCCAAATCGATTTGCACCTCAGTAAACCATCAGGTTTGTCATGGCATTCCAGGCGACAAAAAGCTCAAAAATGGCGATATCATCAACATCGATATCACCGTGATTAAGGACTCCTATCACGGTGATACCAGTAAAATGTTCTATATCGGTGAGCCATCGGTGTTAGCACGCCGGGTGACGGAGACTGCCCACGAGGCCATGTGGAAAGGCATAAACATGGTCAAACCTGGCGTGAGACTAGGCGATATCGGCTATTTAATTCAACAACATGCCGAATCCAAAAACTGCTCCATCGTACGCGAATACTGCGGCCACGGAATCGGACGCCAGTTCCATGAAGACCCCCAGGTCTTGCACTATGGCAAACCGGGCACCGGCATCGAACTGGAAGCAGGAATGACCTTCACCATTGAACCCATGGTCAATGTCGGTAAACGTCACGTCAAATTACTTAAGGATAACTGGACGGTAGTGACCAAAGACCACTCCCTGTCTGCTCAGTGGGAGCACACTATCCTGGTGACCGAGACTGGCGTAGAAGTCCTGACCCTGCGCGAAGAGGAACGTAGTTAA
- the glnD gene encoding [protein-PII] uridylyltransferase, producing MATTDVYLCDFVQLDQDLASTTSPVTVIRKAITQARNRLVDAFWADINIENLVHARSDFTDEILKRVWQRHIPEGLVISLVAVGGYGRQELHLASDIDILILVENHADIPNEAIEALITELWDLGLEIGHSVRDLNECINSGSEDITIATNLMEARLVYGNSSLFTQLQQLSDREHIWPSRQFFEEKWQEQKQRHLKFHDSAYNLEPNIKEGPGGLRDIQMIGWVTKRHFDADSLHDLIKVGFLNEAEYQALIEGQSFLWRIRFALHAITGRREDRLLFEHQRAIAERFGFQDESPGLDHHDPARAADGRRLGVELFMKKYFRTITELSRLNEMLLQLYQEVILYANQPVAPQPINRRFQSLHGFLDVTREDIFEHYPYALLELFLILQQNPELKGVRATTVRLLRKYRSLIDDDFRNDIRCRTLFMEILRQPIGITHTLRRMNQYGVLAAYLKEFGNIVGQMQYDLFHVYTVDQHTLFVVRNLRRFAVEDHKQEFPLCSQVSAYIPKPELLYIAGLFHDIAKGRGGDHSVLGAEDVTHFCERHDLSESDTELVSWLVKNHLIMSMTAQHKDIDDPEVINHFASLVQNRTRLDYLYLLTVADMRGTNPKLWNSWKDALLIELYKQTNNAFRRGLENPMDKRGLIRETKMLAARQLVLKGISMERIEAIWQNMREDYFLRYSSEEISWHMEHLAEDSSHQRHLVLMQPTASRGSTDIFIHAPIKPYLFTIVAGTLGQLGLNIVEARIVPTTDGYTMDTYGVLEYNNDPITDPHRIEEIGQRLNKALDAMKLEKANRMRGNRRIEHFSMAPKVTFSDDPANHRTIMEVVATDRSGLLARIAKGITDAGLIIQNAKVSTIGAQAEDVFFVTDAEQRPIDNLEKREDIRRLICAYIEPEKD from the coding sequence ATGGCCACTACAGATGTCTATCTGTGTGATTTTGTCCAACTGGATCAGGATCTTGCGTCCACCACCAGTCCGGTAACCGTCATCCGTAAGGCCATAACCCAGGCCAGAAATCGCCTTGTCGATGCCTTTTGGGCAGATATCAATATCGAAAACCTGGTACACGCTCGTTCCGACTTCACCGACGAAATTCTAAAACGCGTGTGGCAACGCCATATACCTGAAGGTCTGGTCATATCCCTGGTCGCCGTCGGCGGCTATGGCAGACAGGAGCTACACCTTGCATCTGATATAGACATATTGATTCTCGTTGAAAATCATGCAGATATTCCCAACGAGGCCATCGAAGCACTGATCACAGAACTATGGGACCTCGGGCTGGAAATCGGCCATAGTGTGCGCGATCTCAATGAGTGTATTAATAGTGGTAGCGAAGATATCACTATCGCCACCAACCTCATGGAAGCGCGTCTGGTTTACGGCAATTCCTCGCTGTTTACGCAATTACAGCAGCTGAGCGATCGTGAACACATCTGGCCTAGCCGTCAGTTTTTTGAGGAAAAATGGCAGGAACAAAAACAACGCCATTTAAAATTCCATGACTCGGCCTACAACCTCGAACCCAATATCAAAGAGGGGCCGGGGGGGCTGCGCGATATACAGATGATCGGCTGGGTCACCAAACGCCATTTCGATGCCGATTCATTGCACGACCTGATCAAGGTAGGTTTTCTCAATGAAGCCGAATATCAGGCTTTAATAGAAGGACAGTCTTTTCTGTGGCGCATTCGCTTCGCCTTGCACGCAATTACCGGTAGAAGAGAAGACCGTTTGCTGTTCGAACACCAGCGCGCCATCGCCGAGCGATTCGGTTTTCAGGATGAATCACCGGGACTGGACCACCATGACCCTGCCCGCGCCGCTGACGGCAGACGACTGGGCGTAGAATTGTTCATGAAAAAATACTTCCGCACTATCACCGAGTTGAGCCGTCTCAATGAAATGCTATTGCAGCTATACCAGGAAGTTATTCTTTACGCCAACCAACCCGTAGCGCCTCAACCAATCAATCGGCGCTTCCAGTCGCTGCACGGCTTTTTAGACGTCACGCGAGAAGATATCTTCGAACACTACCCTTACGCCTTACTCGAACTTTTTCTCATACTCCAGCAGAACCCTGAGCTCAAAGGCGTGCGCGCGACAACGGTGCGCCTGCTACGTAAATATCGCTCACTCATCGACGATGACTTTCGCAACGACATCCGTTGCCGCACGTTGTTTATGGAGATCCTTCGTCAACCTATCGGCATCACCCATACACTTCGACGCATGAATCAATACGGCGTTCTCGCAGCCTATCTCAAGGAATTCGGCAATATCGTCGGTCAAATGCAATACGATTTATTTCACGTATATACCGTCGATCAACACACGCTATTCGTAGTAAGAAATCTTCGCCGTTTTGCCGTCGAGGATCACAAACAGGAATTCCCTTTGTGCAGTCAGGTGAGCGCCTATATTCCCAAACCGGAATTGCTCTACATCGCAGGTCTGTTTCACGATATTGCCAAGGGCCGCGGCGGTGATCATTCTGTGTTAGGCGCGGAAGACGTCACCCACTTTTGCGAACGTCATGATTTAAGTGAAAGCGATACCGAGCTCGTCAGTTGGCTGGTGAAAAACCACCTGATTATGTCGATGACTGCGCAACATAAAGATATTGACGACCCGGAAGTCATCAACCACTTCGCCAGCCTGGTGCAAAACCGCACGCGACTGGATTATCTTTACCTGCTGACGGTTGCCGACATGCGTGGCACCAATCCAAAACTATGGAACAGCTGGAAAGATGCACTATTAATCGAACTATATAAACAAACCAATAACGCCTTTCGCCGCGGCTTGGAAAACCCAATGGACAAGCGCGGCCTGATACGCGAGACAAAAATGCTCGCGGCGCGCCAGCTTGTATTGAAAGGCATTTCGATGGAGCGTATCGAAGCCATCTGGCAAAACATGCGCGAGGACTATTTTCTGCGCTATAGCAGCGAAGAGATTTCCTGGCACATGGAACACCTGGCCGAGGACAGCAGCCACCAACGTCATCTGGTATTAATGCAGCCAACCGCTAGTCGCGGCAGTACCGATATATTTATCCACGCACCGATTAAACCTTATTTGTTTACGATAGTAGCGGGCACTCTTGGACAGCTCGGTCTCAACATCGTCGAAGCGCGCATAGTGCCCACAACCGACGGCTACACCATGGATACCTATGGTGTTCTGGAATACAACAATGATCCCATTACAGACCCACATCGTATCGAAGAAATAGGACAGCGCCTCAACAAGGCACTGGACGCGATGAAACTGGAAAAAGCCAATCGCATGCGCGGCAACCGGCGTATTGAACACTTCTCCATGGCGCCGAAGGTCACCTTTAGTGACGATCCGGCGAATCATCGAACCATTATGGAAGTCGTCGCCACGGACCGGTCCGGACTGCTGGCACGCATCGCAAAAGGGATTACCGATGCCGGTTTAATCATACAAAACGCAAAGGTATCCACCATAGGCGCGCAAGCCGAAGACGTATTCTTTGTAACCGACGCTGAGCAACGCCCTATCGACAATCTGGAAAAAAGAGAAGATATCCGCCGTTTGATTTGCGCCTATATCGAACCGGAGAAGGATTAA
- a CDS encoding symmetrical bis(5'-nucleosyl)-tetraphosphatase: MGKFRRVFAIGDLQGCLSPLQQLLTQIDFDPSCDQLWFCGDLVNRGPDSLEVLRFVKSLGDAAITVLGNHDLHYLAISAGVTTPRPKDTLAELLAAPDRAELDEWLRHQPLLHIDEDTGFAMAHAGIYPNWTWETTKQLAKEAESVLQSAKAAEFYQSMYGNQPDHWQSALNGHDRTRFIINCFTRMRYCNADHRLDLTHKGPPGSQASGLLPWYKVIGLDTGGLQLVFGHWSTLASDETPSNIHALDTGCVWGGQLTALELRTGKRISIPCTQTLKPEPGA, encoded by the coding sequence ATGGGGAAATTCAGGCGTGTCTTCGCGATCGGTGATCTTCAGGGATGCCTGTCTCCACTACAACAACTACTGACACAAATCGACTTCGATCCAAGTTGCGACCAGTTATGGTTTTGCGGTGATCTGGTCAATCGTGGTCCTGATTCACTGGAAGTACTTCGCTTCGTCAAGTCACTGGGTGATGCCGCCATTACCGTACTCGGCAATCATGATCTGCACTATCTCGCAATAAGCGCCGGCGTCACCACACCGCGACCCAAAGACACCCTAGCGGAATTATTGGCCGCGCCAGATCGAGCCGAACTGGACGAGTGGTTACGCCACCAACCACTGTTACATATCGACGAAGATACTGGTTTCGCGATGGCGCATGCGGGCATCTATCCTAACTGGACATGGGAAACGACTAAGCAACTGGCCAAAGAAGCCGAATCGGTGCTACAAAGCGCAAAAGCCGCCGAATTTTACCAATCAATGTATGGCAACCAGCCGGATCATTGGCAGTCGGCGCTAAACGGCCATGATCGAACCCGCTTTATCATCAACTGTTTTACGCGCATGCGTTATTGCAATGCCGATCACCGACTCGATCTCACCCATAAAGGCCCGCCAGGTTCTCAGGCGTCAGGACTACTGCCCTGGTATAAGGTCATCGGGCTCGATACCGGCGGTCTGCAACTGGTGTTTGGGCACTGGTCAACACTCGCTAGCGATGAAACACCGTCAAATATCCATGCCCTTGACACCGGTTGCGTCTGGGGTGGACAGTTAACCGCTCTGGAGCTGCGCACGGGAAAGCGAATTTCGATACCCTGCACACAAACCCTCAAACCCGAGCCAGGCGCTTGA
- a CDS encoding GGDEF domain-containing protein, translating to MVTHINVVDEGKTSEIEGNAQVIDKVLNVEQIACDNPRLGLALRVSNALQTTLDIEQLISLFSKRISPALPHEGISYCNDRLGIVIQLNRKKSKHLCTYRVLLNDEPMGDITLRRSWEFSNEETNIFEYTLCNLIYPLRNAILYREAVLAAHKDPLTGVNNRATFDETIIRETRLARRYHRPLSLIILDIDHFKLINDELGHSMGDCVIKSTAECTASCIRSTDILFRYGGEEFVIMLSNTSAEGASQLAERIRRAIERSKTGCGAESRSVTVSLGVSTLSHDESEKEFFSRADAALLEAKRSGRNRVCIAEQLEKTQA from the coding sequence ATGGTCACGCATATAAATGTCGTCGATGAGGGCAAAACGTCAGAAATCGAGGGTAATGCCCAGGTCATCGATAAAGTTCTAAATGTGGAGCAGATCGCCTGCGACAATCCGCGGCTCGGTCTGGCCCTGCGCGTGTCCAATGCCCTACAAACAACTCTCGATATCGAACAACTGATCTCACTGTTTTCCAAACGTATCAGCCCTGCCCTGCCACACGAGGGAATCAGCTATTGCAATGACAGGCTGGGCATAGTAATTCAATTAAACCGCAAGAAAAGCAAACACTTGTGTACATATCGCGTGTTATTAAACGATGAGCCCATGGGCGACATTACCTTGCGCAGAAGCTGGGAGTTCAGCAACGAAGAAACCAATATTTTCGAATACACCCTGTGTAATCTGATCTACCCGTTGCGCAACGCGATTTTGTATCGTGAGGCTGTACTTGCCGCCCACAAAGATCCTCTAACCGGCGTGAACAACCGCGCGACTTTTGACGAAACCATCATCCGTGAAACCCGTTTGGCAAGGCGTTATCACCGCCCTTTGTCACTGATCATACTCGATATCGATCACTTCAAATTGATCAATGACGAACTGGGACACAGCATGGGTGACTGCGTTATCAAATCCACGGCTGAATGTACCGCATCGTGTATTCGTAGTACCGATATTCTTTTTCGCTATGGCGGAGAGGAATTCGTCATTATGTTGAGCAACACCAGCGCAGAGGGCGCTAGCCAATTGGCTGAGCGCATCCGCCGTGCAATCGAGCGCAGCAAAACCGGCTGCGGTGCCGAAAGTCGTTCCGTTACCGTCAGTCTGGGCGTTTCCACTCTTAGTCATGATGAAAGCGAAAAAGAATTCTTTTCCCGCGCCGATGCCGCGCTCCTCGAGGCCAAACGCAGCGGACGAAATCGCGTGTGTATTGCCGAACAGCTGGAAAAAACTCAGGCCTGA
- a CDS encoding endonuclease III domain-containing protein encodes MKRNLRFQQVYNELFAAYGKQYWWPGETPFEVMVGAILTQNTAWINVEKAIANLKQADQLDPQSIVDSEHDQLALWLQPSGYFNIKAKRLRNYCLWYLDVGGYASLCNLDDTTLRKGLLSVNGVGPETADDIMLYAFERPWFVVDAYTKRLFSRLGLMEEDISYQEVQDLFHAHLNAEVALFNEYHALIVMHCKDVCRKKPLCQQCVLRERCPVAQA; translated from the coding sequence ATGAAGCGGAATCTCAGATTTCAGCAGGTATATAATGAACTTTTTGCGGCCTATGGCAAACAGTACTGGTGGCCTGGTGAAACGCCGTTTGAGGTCATGGTAGGAGCAATACTGACCCAGAATACTGCCTGGATCAATGTGGAAAAGGCAATAGCCAATCTGAAACAGGCCGATCAACTTGATCCCCAGTCCATAGTCGATAGCGAACACGATCAGCTGGCGCTGTGGCTACAACCTTCCGGGTATTTCAATATCAAGGCGAAACGCCTGAGAAATTACTGTTTATGGTATCTCGATGTCGGTGGCTATGCGTCGTTATGTAATCTCGATGACACAACACTACGCAAAGGTCTGCTTAGTGTTAATGGGGTGGGACCGGAAACGGCGGACGATATAATGCTGTACGCATTTGAGCGTCCCTGGTTCGTAGTGGACGCCTATACAAAGCGTCTGTTTTCACGTCTGGGTTTGATGGAAGAGGACATTAGCTATCAGGAAGTACAGGACTTGTTTCATGCTCATTTGAACGCGGAGGTGGCGCTGTTCAATGAATATCATGCGCTGATAGTGATGCATTGCAAAGATGTTTGTCGTAAGAAACCGTTATGTCAGCAATGTGTTTTGAGGGAGCGATGTCCGGTGGCTCAGGCCTGA